From the Argentina anserina chromosome 3, drPotAnse1.1, whole genome shotgun sequence genome, the window GTGGTAGGAAGCCAGGCAGTGATTTCAGCTACCTTCTCCATAATAAGCCAGTGTTCTGCGCTGAAATGCTTTCCGCCTGTCAAGATAGTTCATACTTCAAGTAAGATATACGGGCAAATATACATTCCAGAAGTCAATTGGATGCTAATGTGCCTTTGTTTAGCTGTGACAATTGGACTGAGAGATACAAACACGATGGGTCATGCATATGGTGAAAAACTTATGTATCTCTATCTTTGAGTTATTATACTTAACATTATGGCTATATTATCACAAACTTAATCttgttgtttgatttgttagGGTTGGCTGTGACCAGTGTAATGTTTGTGACAACTTGCTTGATGGCACTGGTGGTTATAATTGTCTGGAAAGAAAGGGTAATCAGTGCATTAGCATTTTTACTGTTCTTTGGATCAATTGAGCTGATTTATATTTCAGCATCCGTCACGAAGATCCTTGAAGGTGGATGGATACCGGTTCTAATGTCTCTTATCTTCATGGTTGTAATGTACACTTGGAACTACGGAACAATGATGAAACACCAATTTGATATTGAGAACAAGGTCTCAATTAACCGAATAGTGTGCTTAGGACCTAGCCTGGGCATGGTTCGCGTCCCCGGAATCGGAGTTGTTTATACTAATTTGGTGACTGGGGTACCAGCTGTTTTCGGACACTTTGTCACTAATCTACCTGCATTCCATAAGGTGCTGATTTTTGTTTGTGTCAAATCCGTTCAAGTTCCTCATGTTAGTGAAAACGAGAGGTTGATCATTAGTAGGGTTGGCTCAAAGGAGTGTGGCATGTTTCGGTGCATTGTGAGGTATGGTTACAAGGATCTTCAACAGGAAAACTGTAATTTCGAAACTAGGTTGGTGTCCGGAATAGTACAATTTGTAGAAACAGAAGACTGTCCTGATGCTGAAGCCTTTCATTCCCCGGATCAGGCTTCCGTGCAGTcgaaaaatgatgaaaacatgatACAAATATCTAGTAATAATCTTCGAGTTGAGTCTCTGCAGATATTAGAGGCCAAAGAATCTGGAGTGACTTATATTCTTGGGCACACACATGCAAAGGCGAAGAAATCAGCATCCCTTTTCAAGAAAGTTGCTATAAATATAGTGTATAGTTTTCTGAGTAAGAATTGTAGAGAGCCTGATGTTGTCTTGAATGTGCCTCCGACTTCTATGCTAGAAGTAGGTATGGTTTACTATGTCTAATGTTACACGTTACGTAGAGTTTTCGATCGAGATCAATGTCTGTATCTTAAATGTTTTTAGTAGCAAAAAAGTTCAAGCGTACTTAAGGAAATGGCTTGGCTACGAAGCAAGATATTTATCACAATTTAACCGTATGCACAGTTTCTTTTCCTACAAATCCCACGTACAAAGTCTTAAATCTACAACatgttgtttttttcttttaattatgTTTCCATTTTTAATTAATGGACATAAAAAAGTGTCAATTTCCCCTTAAAATAATTATGTTTACTTCCATTTCTGATTGTGGAGGTGTTTAGGAAATAACTTGAGCATCAAGGCCTTTGAAAAAAAACCTTGGGTAACAAGATGTAACGATTTCCGTCAATTACTGTCTGCATGGAGcattaaatatattatttgcTGTCAATTACCCGATCCTCTTGTTAAAATTGGACAAACCTTCTATAATTTCCCCTATAGTTTAGCTAATAGCTACTATTACATTACAATCGACACATCGGGAATCAGTCTTCTTCCCAAGAATGGTTATGAGTTTTCACGTAGCCACAAACCCTCTATAGATACGCTCTCGGGTTTGAGAGTTACCTCAAAGATCCAATCTTTTCTCTCGTACTATTGTTTGATCCCCAAGCAATCGTACACAAACTCCAAATCCCCATTCGTTTCTGCCATTCCTCTAATGGCAACTGGCCTTGTCTCCCTAGAGTTTACCAAACCTACCAACAACAACGTTGGCGGCCCTCCCCAAAACGGCGCCTCTACACTCCACGACCACCCTTCCTCTGGTATGTCCTCCCCTGACTCCACCCTCGGCCGCCACCTTGCACGCCGCCTAGTGGAGGTTGGTATCAGTGACGTTTTCTCTGTCCCTGGTGACTTTAACCTAACCCTTCTTGACCACCTCATTGCCGAGCCGGGGCTCACCAACATTGGCTGCTGCAACGAGCTCAATGCTGGCTATGCCGCGGACGGGTATGCCAGGTCTCGCGGCGTAGGGGCTTGTGTGGTCACGTTTACTGTGGGTGGGCTTAGTGTTCTTAATGCCATTGCTGGGGCTTATAGTGAGAATCTACCTGTGATTTGTGTTGTTGGAGGACCAAACACAAACGATTTTGGCACCAACAGAATTCTCCACCACACTATTGGCTTGCCGGATTTTAGCCAAGAGCTCAGGTGCTTCCAGACCGTCACATGCTATCAAGTAAGTCTAAAACTAAACACTTTTAttcagaaaatatatatggggTCGTGTGCTTACATGCATGTTTAGTTTAATTTGGGTTTTAATTTTACGATTATAATGATTATAAATGCGTTCGAGTCTCATGTTAAATTATATTAATGTAGAAACAACTCATGATTTGTGTGACTTGTTTGAagttgtatttgatatatCTATTTGCTGATACTAGTGaaattaactaattaagtAGTGATTTATGGCGGTTTTGATGTGGTATAGGCTGTGGTGAACAACTTGGAAGATGCACATGAGCAGATCGATACAGCCATTTCTACTGCTCTCAAGGAAAGCAAGCCTGTCTATATTAGCATTAGTTGCAACCTGCCCGGGATTTCACATCCAACTTTTGGCAAAGACCCTATTCCATTTTCATTATCACCTAGGTAACTTgtttgtttatataatttgatttcTACATAAATTCAACATTTTTATGTTACTTGATTCAGTTGATTGTCAATTTGTCAAGAAATACTTACATTGACactaaaacataaaaatgtaAAAGATTTTAGACATGATAAAAGTTGCATTttaagcatgcatgcatgttttctttttcatgcGCCTTTTTGAATTTTGACCTCCGGATGTTCATGTTTGTGCATGTTAATGCAGAATGAGTAACAAGAGGGGACTAGAGGCAGCTGTAGAGGCAGCAGCAGCTTTCCTGAATAAGGCGGTGAAGCCAGTCATGGTTGGAGGACCAAAGCTCCGAGTTGCAAAAGCCCACGAAGCCTTTATCGAATTGGCTGAGGCTAGTGGCTATGCCCTGGCTGTAATGCCATCAGCCAAAGGCCATGTAGTGGAAACCCATCCCCACTTCATTGGGACATATTGGGGAGCTGTGGGAACTGCCTACTGTGGTGAGATTGTGGAGTCTGCAGATGCATACGTGTTTGTTGGGCCAATTTTCAATGACTACAGCTCTGTTGGGTACTCACTCCTCCTCAAGAAGGAGAAGGCCATCATTGTGCAGCCCGATCGCGTCGTGATAGCTCATGGCCCTTCTTTCGGGTGTGTTCTAATGAAGGACTTTCTCCAGGAACTTGCAAAGAAGATCACACGCAACACTACTGCTTATGAGAACTACCACAGAATCTTTGTCCCTGAAGGCCAGCCTCTTAAATGTGAGCCTGATGAGCCTCTGAGAGTGAATGTTCTGTTCCAACATATTCAGAAAATGCTTTCAGCTGATACAGCTGTGATTGCTGAGACTGGTGATTCTTGGTTTAACTGCCAGAAACTGAAGTTGCCAGAAGGATGTGGGTGAGCAACTAACTACGAGTCCATAGTTAGTATTATTTGTGGCTTTTGATTTTTACAATTGGTCTGCCACATTCTCGTGACTTGGGGTATTGGCTAGCTTCATAGTTCATATACATTGTTGAATCATGTCCTAAGGATCGACTTAAGATTTGGAGATCAGGTTGTTGTTTACAACAATGATAAGAGAATTAAAGTTGGTGTTCCAGGTACGAATTCCAGATGCAATATGGTTCGATTGGGTGGTCTGTTGGTGGAACTCTTGGATATGCACAGGCAGTACCGAATAAGCGTGTCATTTCTTGCATTGGTGATGGTAGCTTTCAGGTTAGTTCATTACAAAAGCTTCAACCTTTAATCTCTTTGTTCAACTTTACATCTCGTAGTGCAAAACTACTGATGTTGTTGAATGGTCTGAAAGGCATAACTAATTACATTTGGCTGACAGGTGACTGCACAAGATGTGTCAACAATGATCAGATGTAATCAAAAGACCATCATATTCCTCATAAACAATGGTGGATACACAATAGAAGTCGAAATCCATGATGGTCCTTACAATGTGATAAAAAACTGGAACTACACTGGTTTAGTGGATGCAATCCACAATGATGAAGGAAATTGCTGGACCACCAAAGTTAGTGTATACAAagaatttaattttgaaagATAGCCAAAGTTTgaactccttttttttttagtgtttGAGCATATTTGAGGGAGTCAAGCACTACTAAATGATCAAAAGTTCTATGAATTGAAGAAGTAAATGAGCAATCGTTTTCGTGTCAGGTACAAACTGAAGAAGACCTTATATCAGCCATTGAAACAGCAACTGGGGAGAAGAAAGACTGCTTGTGCTTCATAGAAATCATCGTTCACAAGGATGACACCAGCAAAGAACTACTCGAATGGGGTTCCAGAGTCTGTTCTGCCAATAGCCGCCCACCAAATCCGCAATAAAAAGACTTACACAACAGATGATCTCAGTTTCAAATTTTAGAATAAGAAATAGCTAGCACAATATCTTATCTTAGCATTTTGGATTGTGTTCTAATTTCTCATTTGCAACTAGTTTTTAATACACTTACGATTTTTTGAGACCTGCACTGCTTCATTTTCATGTCGACGATTGTCAGTTTTTCAGTAGCATACTTATCACATATGATTATCATCTGCAGAGCTACATTATGGTAATACCTTGAGACAATTAGACGAGGCCTAGCGAGTTGTCGGTCGACATTGGCCATCTAACTCTCAATCCTGAATCCGCCACTGCTTTCTAAAATTGCTACCACTACAGCACTACTAGCACGTCTGACTCTCAATCCTGGCTCTGCCACTGCTTCCAAAAATGTTACCACCACTAGCTTGGTCACTTGATGCATTTAAAAGTTGACTGAAAACCAATTGAGAATTATTTGACATCCACCCCCACTAATCTTAATGTCCTAGTCTCCTAGATATCTATTGGTATTTGTCTCCTTCATAGACATTGACTTGTCACTGTACTGAAGCTGTTGCTGGGTCTGTAAAACATGGCAAGCCAATTGAATTAGTTCTTGATATGTAGCCATTAGCTAAAATGGATGAGAAACCGACATTTGAATTCTCTGCTTCCCTTTCTGTTGGGGCAAGTTTTCACAATTAATTCTGgacccttttcttttctggttAAGAGTTTTTGTGTTTATCACAAACCCCAAATCAATTATTGGGTCCTTCAACATTATTCATGTCCACCCATGCCAACACTTTTTTCTGGTGTTGAGTGTTGATCAAGTTGCTTTACCTATATCAACCCCTTATGGCCCTAAGGTCCCCTTGCCTGTAGGGAATTTATATTTAAGAGCTCTAGATATAGGGGTCCCTTTGAAATCAAAGCTAAATTAGAACTGGACTTGTACAAAATAACGGAGAGGAATATAACCTTTATAATTAATGACCAGTTTAGGGAGAATTTGAGTCTGCTGCTTCACTGTTTTTCACAACTGTGAGTGTAAGGTCTGAGAGCATAACAGCATCTGTCATCTAAGGCAGCATTATTAGCTCCATGGTTGCATCCTTTGGGGGCTTGAGGCGAACCATAAAACGGACCCTTTAGACTTTAGTTGTTACTTGTAGTATGTTACATTGATCGTGTAAACTTTAAATTTTGATCGGGAAATAACACATAAGAGGAAATATCATTCTACAATTAAAATTACGGTAAGCAAACCAGCTAGAAGGAGCTGAACCCCAATTCAAAGcaggaaaaatgaaaacagaaTCCCTGGCACCTTCTTTTTGAATACAGGAAAAATAAAGCAGAAAAAATTAGGAAGATCTCATTCTGGTAGGCTGTAAATATCAAAGCTTTTACTTTCCCTTTAATTTTGCACTGTCAGCATGCTTCACTGGTGTTCATTTCCTCCCACCTCTTTTCTGCTTTCTTATTGTTGCTTCACAAGCAAAGAATAGAAACCTCTTCAATCTAGTCATAATCTCATTTAGGGATAGAAGTCAATTAGCCTATAAACCAAGAGGATCACACTTGAATTAGATTAACCTAATTATGATCTCACCATCCCAGTCTGAGGCTTACACTTGAACCACAATGATAGGCCAGAGTAGctaaaacatgtcattagCCAGATTAACCTTAGTCACTTGGTTGGTAAGTTTTTGTAACTAACCTTTGTTCTTTCATTTAACCAATCAATTTCTTTTCTGATCATTTCTCTGTGAAGCTTAAAAAGGAGGGTGTAAGCCAAACTAACTTGTAAATCCATAGTAACTGTATCATGTTTAGATCAATTCATATATCAGAAGTGAGAAATTGTACATTATTATTATGTATAAGCTTAAATAAAGAAGTAGGCCATATTAGTTATTCACAgataaacaatatatatataaatatagaaaagaaaataagattttCATGGCAGCAACACTCCTACATCTTTGTGCCACCCTTTTATACTTGTAAGTTTAGCAATCACACATTTATTTACATTTGGGTCAAACTTCACAAGACTACCCGTAAAACATGAAGTAAATGCTACACCTGGTACATATGATACTGACACAATCAATGTTAGATatcaaaaacccaaaaaacaaACATGTGTTTAGACTTTAGAGTAAACTTGACCAATGCATATTGATACTGTTGCACCTAAAAACTAGAACATATAAATTTGCAACTATTATGCCAACTAGATAGTATGATTAACCTTTGCATAGGACAGATGATGACCTTAAAAGCAATAAGCAATCTTGTCTAAACTAAGTATTCCTGAAGCTCCAAACTGCCATTAGCAACATAAAGAGGGGCAAGTATACAAAAGCATCTCACACACCAACCTTCAAAAGCAAGACCATCACATAAAAGAGGAACAAGATCCAAAAGAGACTCAATGTCACACTCTCATCTCCTTGTGTCATCAGCCTTCTTACCCTGAAGACAAGATGCCACAGGAAGACGAAAACTCAGAGATCATGATCACCTTCCTCAGAAAAGAACTCGAAGCTTCTCTCGAAAAGAATGGTTCATTGGAGAAAGAAAACCAGGAGCTGAGAAAAGAAGTTGTTCGCCTCAGAGATCAGATAACTTCCTTAAAAGCACACAATCATGAGAGGAAAAGTGTGCTCTGGAAGAAGTTCCAGAACTCGATGGATACACCGGAACAAAGTCCAGCGGCAAAAGAGAAGACGAGTCCAAAACTAGACTTCACAGAGGAAAAGCCAGCAACAATATTGACAAatgcaccaccaccaaaaCCGCCTCCAGCTCCTCCTGCTTCCATCAAGGAGGTAAAGGGCAATAAAGGGCCGTCAGCACCAgcaccaccacctccaccgCCGCCCTCAAAATCTCTACTTGGTACAAAAGGAGTGCGCCGTGTGCCAGAAGTAATTGAGCTCTACCGATCACTTACAAGGAAAGATCCACACATGGAGAACAAAGCCAACCCTGCAGGAGTTCATGTTTTTGCTCTCACCAAGAACATGATTGGAGAAATCGAAAACCGTTCATCTTATGTTTTAGCAGTAAGTAATCAGCAAGGCAATGATAAattccttgttttttttttcactctcCAGTCTCTATAGGAACACATTTGCTGACATTGTTTGCACAACACTAACAGATAAAGTCAGAGGTCGAAACACAAGCAGAGTTCATAAATTTCTTGATCAAAGAGGTGGAGTCAGCAACCTTTAAGAACATTGCCGATGTAGAAGCATTTGTGAATTGGCTGGATCGGCAGCTGTCCTCCTTGGTTGATGAAAGAGCAGTTCTGAAACATTTTCCACAGTGGCCAGAACGAAAAGCCGACACTTTGCGAGAAGCTGCCTGCAACTACAGAGACCTCAGAAACCTCAAATCCGAAGTCTCAACATTCGAAGACAACATGAAGGAGCCATTGGTCTTGGCACTTCGAAGAATAGAGGCATTACAAGACAGGCAAGCATGCATGTTTATGTCCGAAAACTTAATTTTTAGTATTTTACTGTTCCATTCATTGTAGTGATCAAAATATTAAGGTAACAATTTTTACAGATTGGAGAGAAGTCTTAGCAGCACAGAGAGAACAAGGGATGTTACCAGCAAGAAATACAGGGATTTTCAGATCCCATGGGAATGGATGTTAGACACAGGGCTGATCGGACAGgtaggtaaaaagtaattacGAATTGACAAGCTTGTTGTCGTTATTGCTCAAGTTCTTCACTGAAAACTATGCCTTACCAAAATAGCTCACTGTTCTATGACTTTTATGATTGCCCAAAATAAGAAAACCATATATTTGGCTTCCTAAATGTACTTCCGGCGAAATGAAACGACAACTGCAAACATATCTGATTTATTGGTCCCCTATAAGATGCTAGCATCTTGTTACGTAAATATCCCGCGTCCATTTTAACCCAACATTCCAAATAACCCGAATTCCATTGTGTATATACACATTCCTGTTGAAACCCAGGCTAAAACTGAAACCAAACTGAAAAAACAAGTTGAACGAACAAAAATAGTAACGCAATTCCTGGCTTTTACCGAtgcaaatttctcaccatCCTCAGTCATAGTATACACAACGAAATAGTATTGTTTCACACTCATATAAACCTGTTTTGATATCACCTAGACAGCATGGGTAATACTTAGGTTCAACTAATTgcagatgaaattaagttctCTAAGGCTCGCCAAGGAGTTCATGAAAAGGATTATCAAAGAAGTGCAGTCTAGTGAATGCTCAAGACTAGAAAACCTAGTTCTCCAAGGAGTCCGATTTGCTTTCCGAGTACACCAGGTAAGAAACTGAACAAACACTTATTTCACTAATTAACTGCTGGTCTGCTGCATTTACTTTGCTTACCAACAAGTACTGACACAATTTGAACATTCAGTTTGCAAGCGGTTTTGATTCAGAGACAATACTTTCCTTCGAGGAGCTAAAGAAGATAGGCATGGATATCAGGAGACAAGCCAACAAACAATAGCATGATATGTATTTGAGAAATGGCCCTGGCCAAGTAGCATAAAAATGTGACTGGATATATTTAACTAAGCAGAATTCTAAACCAATCTAACCTGAACAAACTTTTGTGTACTCAGCTCCTTACTTCAACTGGGTAGTGTTCACCCTCAATTCAGCCTAATTCTTCAATTAAATTGTAGGCACACTGAATTTCATGCATTCAAGATCGAGAACCACACATATTACCACCAGCTACACGATCATTATATAGATAATGTGGCTTACAACCTACCTTAAATCCCTCATCTATTGAACCCACTAGCCTGAGTAGCAGTGTCACTTAAACTGGTAGGCATAACCTTAATGCAGTGTCAGAACAGAACTTGCACTGAGCAGTGACACCCTAATTTAAAATATCTATGATGCATATAATCAAACACAACAATTTTCAGGATTCTAAAATCACCTCGAGCCCTTGATCAGCAAAGGGAAGTCAGTGGTCAAACAGTTCAATATCATCCAGCCTATACACTGCACGGTTCAAGACGCTGTAATCACCTCAAGTCTAGAACCAACTCATTAAATATCTATGatcaaacaacaacaacaagaccATCAATAAAGCAGATGAAGCTAAACCACTATGCTGTGACACTGACCAATGTCGAACCCAACAAGTAAATCACAGCAACACGGCATGCCAACTACGCATCACATTCTATTAACAACAGACAAATTCATACTATTTCATCCATTCAAGAACTATAAATACGAAAGAGAATTTACTCATAAGTAATCGAATTCCATATCAATTAAAAATGTAGACATTCATCTTGAAATAAAAAGGAGTACCAAAACGAGAGTCGCTTTAGCCCTAACAAACAAACTAAGCCCGGGATTAAACTCAAAACCCTAGCCCGGCTCAGAAAACGCCAACTGAAACAGGTCGTGCTGCAATCACTTGGATCTCTGTCTCATCTTTCGGCGCTTCCTCTTCAACCTCctcattctcttcttcttccactgTAAAATAAACACCGAATTCAAATATCAACGATCCGATCACAAAGCTTTGAAAACTCGATGAACGAACAAAGTAGAGCAACTTTTTTACGAAACAGAGAAAAGGATAGATTAGAGTTGGCGAAGGTTACCTTGGCCCTCATGATGACGGTTGAGACGGAGAGCTTGTGATCCTTCTGGGTTCGAAATTCGGCGAGAAACGAGACGATGAGAAATGAGAGGCAGGAATGGGTAGCTAGAGTTTATAAGCAAAAAAACCCTAGTTGAGATTTGGGCCTTCAGACGGATTTTGAATTGAACATGGGCCAAGTCCAGGTGAATAAAGAATATAACTGATCCATTTTagatatttaatattttctcttttctttagaGCAAATTATAAAAGTGAGTTTTTATTCATACATCCAAAAATAGTATTTAGACATCCTTACTCAGTAGACATCTAGTTTGCTTTCACATATATGTTATTTAAACCTTCATAGTTTTCCTAAAATGCTCattatttaatttgatatattaaaTCAAACTACTATCAATTAGTTTCTTTTatactctatttcaaattcatttattatatataactcgaaaataataatctcacaaactattttttttcgaattaattcactcttccactcgttttctaaattcatggtaaaattggtaaactatttttttcattcattgatatatatatatatatatatacaactcaCCAAGAATTAAtatcaacgtatatgaaatatattttaacctctaatgaaagagttttgttctttggctcaaatcaaattttatgagaaattttagatagttatatagtttatacatttAATCGTCTACATCcaatttgatgttaatcatctacatttaatttttgacttatgatgttataaaaaaatgtaatcaattaaatcattttatGCAATTCGATATCTCATTTTGGAATTTtctagcaataaatataaaaagataattatctacattagtaatttata encodes:
- the LOC126785824 gene encoding protein CHUP1, chloroplastic, producing the protein MPQEDENSEIMITFLRKELEASLEKNGSLEKENQELRKEVVRLRDQITSLKAHNHERKSVLWKKFQNSMDTPEQSPAAKEKTSPKLDFTEEKPATILTNAPPPKPPPAPPASIKEVKGNKGPSAPAPPPPPPPSKSLLGTKGVRRVPEVIELYRSLTRKDPHMENKANPAGVHVFALTKNMIGEIENRSSYVLAIKSEVETQAEFINFLIKEVESATFKNIADVEAFVNWLDRQLSSLVDERAVLKHFPQWPERKADTLREAACNYRDLRNLKSEVSTFEDNMKEPLVLALRRIEALQDRLERSLSSTERTRDVTSKKYRDFQIPWEWMLDTGLIGQMKLSSLRLAKEFMKRIIKEVQSSECSRLENLVLQGVRFAFRVHQFASGFDSETILSFEELKKIGMDIRRQANKQ
- the LOC126785823 gene encoding pyruvate decarboxylase 2-like, translating into MATGLVSLEFTKPTNNNVGGPPQNGASTLHDHPSSGMSSPDSTLGRHLARRLVEVGISDVFSVPGDFNLTLLDHLIAEPGLTNIGCCNELNAGYAADGYARSRGVGACVVTFTVGGLSVLNAIAGAYSENLPVICVVGGPNTNDFGTNRILHHTIGLPDFSQELRCFQTVTCYQAVVNNLEDAHEQIDTAISTALKESKPVYISISCNLPGISHPTFGKDPIPFSLSPRMSNKRGLEAAVEAAAAFLNKAVKPVMVGGPKLRVAKAHEAFIELAEASGYALAVMPSAKGHVVETHPHFIGTYWGAVGTAYCGEIVESADAYVFVGPIFNDYSSVGYSLLLKKEKAIIVQPDRVVIAHGPSFGCVLMKDFLQELAKKITRNTTAYENYHRIFVPEGQPLKCEPDEPLRVNVLFQHIQKMLSADTAVIAETGDSWFNCQKLKLPEGCGYEFQMQYGSIGWSVGGTLGYAQAVPNKRVISCIGDGSFQVTAQDVSTMIRCNQKTIIFLINNGGYTIEVEIHDGPYNVIKNWNYTGLVDAIHNDEGNCWTTKVQTEEDLISAIETATGEKKDCLCFIEIIVHKDDTSKELLEWGSRVCSANSRPPNPQ
- the LOC126785822 gene encoding potassium transporter 1 — its product is MNPSEELVEQGISPRNLQRVSCTAVLTLAYQSLGVVYGDLSISPLYVYKTTFSGKLSLHEDDEEIFGVLSFIIWTFTLIALCKYVFIVMLADDNGEGGTFALYSLLCRHARLSILPNQEITDEELSEYVTEGNIDTSVSAALKSFLEKHPRFQKGLLIFVLFGTCMAIGDGVLTPSISVLSAVSGMKSKFTELHENYVVIISCVLLVGLFSLQHHGTHRVAFMFAPIITAWLLCISGIGIYNIVQWNERVFQALSPVYMLKFLKNTRIEGWVSLAGVVLSITGVEAMFANLGHFSSLSIKLAFTCLVYPALVLSYMGEAAFLSKHHEDIQRSFYRSIPEAVFWPVFILASFASVVGSQAVISATFSIISQCSALKCFPPVKIVHTSSKIYGQIYIPEVNWMLMCLCLAVTIGLRDTNTMGHAYGLAVTSVMFVTTCLMALVVIIVWKERVISALAFLLFFGSIELIYISASVTKILEGGWIPVLMSLIFMVVMYTWNYGTMMKHQFDIENKVSINRIVCLGPSLGMVRVPGIGVVYTNLVTGVPAVFGHFVTNLPAFHKVLIFVCVKSVQVPHVSENERLIISRVGSKECGMFRCIVRYGYKDLQQENCNFETRLVSGIVQFVETEDCPDAEAFHSPDQASVQSKNDENMIQISSNNLRVESLQILEAKESGVTYILGHTHAKAKKSASLFKKVAINIVYSFLSKNCREPDVVLNVPPTSMLEVGMVYYV